CGGACAGACGCAGAAACGACAGGGGGGCCGCAAGGCCCCCCTTCTTGTTTACTCCATTGACATGTACACGTCGCACATATACTCGTGGTGCATGATCGTTTCCTTCCGGTGCAGCGACGCCGAACGACTGTTCAACCGCGAGGGCGTGCGGCGCTTTCCCCCGGACATCCAGCGCGCCGCCCTACGCAAACTGCTCATGCTCCATGCGGCGCAAAGCCTGGACGACCTGCGCGTGCCCCCAGGAAACCGCCTGGAAAGGCTCAAGGGGGACAGGGTCGGCGCGCACAGCATCCGCATCAACGACCAGTGGCGCATCTGCTTCGTGTGGACAAAAGACGGCGCGCAGGATGTGGAAATCGTTGACTACCACTAGGAGCCACCAGTCATGAACACCAACACGCCCGCCCTTCTTCCCGTACATCCGGGAGAAATTTTGCTGGAAGAATTCCTGCTGCCCATGGGGATTTCACAGTCCAGGCTGGCCATCGCCATCCGTGTGCCCTTGCAGCGTGTGCATGATTTGGTGCACGGCAGGCGCGCCGTCACCCTGGACACGGCGGCCCGTCTGGCCCGCTTCTTCGGCACCAGCACGGAATTCTGGCTCAACCTGCAGACGCGCTTCGAACTGGACAAAGCCCACGACGAGGGGCTTTTCGCCAGAATCGCGGACGATGTGCACCCCATGGGCCGAGCCTGAACCGTCAACCTGCGTACCAGCATAACAAAGAGGGGGGCCTTTCGGCCCCCCTTCTCTTTTCCACAGATTCGTTCAAACGACGCTTACGCGGCCTGCTGCAGCCCCTTGGTGAAGGCCAAGCCTTGGGCGAAGTCCAGGGTGCCCGCGTAGATGGCGCGGCCGCTGATGGCCCCTTGCAGGCCCTTGGAGGCCAGCGGCGCAAGGTTCTTGAGGTCGTCCAGGTTGGTGACGCCCCCGGCCGCCACAACGGGCAGTTTGGTGGCCTCGCACAGAGCAGCCAACGCGGGCAGGTTCACCCCGCTCTGCATCCCGTCCCGGGCGATGTCGGTGTAGATGATGAAGGCGGCCCCGGCGGCCTCGATGCGCGGCAGCACGTCCATGACGGTCATGCCCGCATCGGCCACCCAGCCACGGCTTTTCAGTTGCCCGCCCACCGCGTCCAGGCTGACGCCCACCTTGCCGGGAAGCTGTGCGCACATGCTGGCGAAGAGTTCCGGCTGCTCAAGGGCGATGGTGCCGATGATGAGCCGGGTCACCCCGGCCTCCACATAGGCCTTGGCCGTGTCCAGATCGCGAATGCCGCCGCCCAGCTGCACGGGAACGCCCGCCTCGGCGCAGATGCGCTTCACCAGTTCGAAGTTGCGCGGCAATCCGCTGAAGGCGCCGTCCAGGTCCACCACATGCAGCCACTGGGCGCCCTGGCGCACCCAGGAGAGCGCGCTCTCGGCCGGGTCCTCGCCGAACACGGTCACCGCGTCGGCGCGGCCCTGCTCCAGGCGCACGCAGCGCCCGTCCTTGATGTCCACGGCGGGGAACAGAATCACAAGCCCATCTCCCGCAAGCCCGCCTCGACGCCCTCCTTGGCCAGGGTATCGGCGCTGACCCACTCGCCCTTGCGCTTCACGTACTTGCCGAAATCGAGCAGATTGTCGGAAAGCGCCTTCTGGGTCTCGTCGTAGTGGTAGCGCGACACCAGCCGCTCGCCCTTCACGTCGATGAGGTAGAAATCCATGACCACCGATGCGGGCTTGCCGCCACCCTCCAGCTCCTTCCAGTACAGCACCTGCGGCACCAGCAGGAAGTCCGCGGGCAGGCAGCGGCCAACGCCCAGCCAGTAGGACCAGGCGGACTCGCGCGCCTTGCCGGAGCGCTCGAAGGTGACGATCTCCTGGCACTGGCGCACGGCGGCCGGGGTGCCGGTGGTGCTGACGCCGTGGGCGCGCAGGGTTTGGCTCACGGCGGCGTCCAGGGCGGCCAGCACTTCGGGCTTCACCGGGCGGCCTTCCTCGGGCAGGTAGCCTGCGATGAGCTCCCAATTGTACTTGGGCGCGCTGAAGGCCGCCACGGCGATGGAGCCCATGGGCCGAAGCTGCGGGGTGACGGGTTTGGGGGCGCAGGACGCCAGGCCCAGGCACAGGGCGACGATGAAGAACAGCTTGCGTGCGAGCATCAATCCACACTCCCCTTGGTGCTGGGCGCGCCAGTGCGGCTAACCTGAACGGCCTGGCGCAACGCCAAGCCCAGGGCCTTGAAGGCGGCCTCCAGCAGATGATGGCCGTTTTTCCCGTAGGCGAAGCGGATGTGCAGGTTCATGCCCGCCCGCTGCGCAAGGGACTTGAAGAATTCGCGCCAGACGTCCTTTTCCTCCCCGGCGATGACGGCGGGCAAAAGAACGTCGTCGTAGACGAGATAGGGCCGGCCGGACAGGTCGACCACCACTTCGGCCAGGGCTTCGTCCATGGGCACCTTGGCCGAGGCCACGCGGGCGATGCCCGCCTTGTCGCCCAGGGCCTCCGCCAGGGCCTGGCCCAGGGTCAGGCCGATGTCCTCCAGGCTGTGGTGCGCGTCCACCTCCAGGTCGCCCTTGCAGGAAAGCCGCAAGTCGAACCCGGCCCAGAAGCTCATCAAGGTCAGCATGTGGTCGGCGAAGCCCATGCCCGTGGCGATGGTGCTCTCTCCCGCGCCAGCCAGGGCGAGTTCGACGCGGATGTCGGTCTCCCTGGTGGTGCGTACGATGAACGCGGTGCGCTCAGCCACTGTGTCGCTCCTTATCCCCGGCGCACGCCGGGCTTGCGCTACTCCCATGACCGGGGCCGCGCGGCCTTGTCAAGCCGCCGAGGCCTGAACCGTCGAAAGAATCCCCCGGGCCGCAGCCCCTAGGCCGCCGCCGGAGGCGTCTCGCCCTCCTGCTGCGCGGGCTTGCGCTTCTTGCCGAAGAAGAAGGCCAGCCACACGCCCACCTCGTACAGCACGCACAGGGGCACGGCCATCATGGTCTGGCTGATGGCGTCCGGCGGGGTGAGGGCCGCCGCAAGGACGAAGGCCGCGAGGATGGCGTACTTGCGCTTCTTCTTGAGCCCCTCGTGCGTCACCAGGCCCAGGCGGGCCAGGAAGAACAGGAACAGCGGCAGCTCGAACACGATGCCGAAGGCGAAGAGCAGCTTGAGCACGAAGTCCAGGTACTCGTCCAGCTTTGGCGTGAACACCAGCATGTCGTTGGAGTAGCTGGCGAAGAACTCGAAGCCGAAGGGGAAGACCACGAAGTAGCCGAACAGCGCCCCGCAGGTGAAGCACAAAGCCGAGAAAAAGGCGATGGGCATGATCCACTTGCGCTCGTGGGAGTAGAGCCCCGGCGCGATGAACTGCCAGATCTGATAGAAGATGTACGGGCTGGACACGAACATGCCCGCCACGAAGGCCACCTTCATCTCGGTGAAAAAGGCCTCCGTGGGCAGGGTGTAGATGAAGTGGCTCTGCTTGATGGCGTCGAGCATGGGCTGCATGAGCACGGTCAAAATCTTCTGGGCGAAGGCGTAGCAGCCCAGGAAGCCCACAAGAACGGCGATGGCGCTGCGGGTCAGGCGCTTGCGCAGGTCGTTCAGGTGGCCGAAAAGGCTCATGCGCCCGGCCTCCCCCTCGCCCACGGCGTCGTCCCCCTTGGGCGGCGGCGGCGGCGGAACATCGTCCCCTGCTCCGGCTGCCGGCGGCGCGGGCTCCGCAGCTTCTGCTGGCGGCATGGGCTCAGCGGCCTCGGCTGGCGGCATGGGCTCCGCAGCTTCCGCTGGCGGCATGGGCTCAGCGGCCTCTGCTGGCGGCATGGGCTCCGCAGCTTCCGCTGGCGGCATGGGCTCAGCGGCCTCGGCACCGGGGACGGCCTCGGCTGCGGGAGCCTGCGCGGGCTCGACGGGCGCGGCGTCGCCCTGTGCGGGTTCGGCCGGGGCCTCTTCCGCTCCGGCGCGCTCCACCGGCGGCTGCCCGGGCAGGCCGGAGAGGTCCGGCGCGTCCTGGGGCTCGGCGGCAGACCCGGCCACGGTTTCGTCCGCAGGCTGTGTTTCGGGCTCGGACGAAGGTTCGGCCGCGGGTTTGGCTTCGCCCCCGGATGCGGTCTCAGTCGAAGGCTGCGTCTCGGGTTCGGCCGCAGGCGTGGACGCGGAATCCTTGTTGCCGAACAGGTGCTCCTCGGCCTCGGCCTTGCGGCGCTCGAAGTCGGCCATTTCGGTTTCGCGCTCGATGGTGCGCTTGAACTCGCCGCTCATCTGCTTGAATTCGCCGATGGCCTTGCCCACCGACTTCATGAGGTCGGGCAGCTTCTTGGGATCCACCACGAGAATCGCCACAAGGGCGATAAGGAGCATTTCACCGGTGCCGGGCATAGGCCTTCCTGAGTCTTGTCGTCAGCGGCGGGAGCGCCGTTTCGTCGCCTCTGCTACTCCCACTCGATGGTGCTGGGCGGCTTGCTGGAGATGTCGAAAACCACGCGGTTCACGCCCTTGACCTCGTTGATGATGCGGCTCGACATGCGGGCCAGCACCTCGGAGGGCAGGCGCGACCAGTCGGCGGTCATGGCGTCGATGCTGTCCACGATGCGCAGGGCGATGACGTGCTCATAGGTGCGGTCGTCGCCCATCACCCCCACGGTCTTAAGGGGCAAAAGCACGGCGAAACCCTGCCAGACCTTGCGGTACCAGTCCGTGGCAAGCAGTTCGTGCTGCACGATCTTGTCGGCCTGGCGCAGGATCTCCAGCCGCTCCTCGGTGATCTCGCCGATGACGCGGATGGCCAGCCCCGGGCCGGGGAAGGGGTGGCGCCAGATGATGTGCTCGGGCATACCCAGTTCGTAGGCGACCTTGCGCACCTCGTCCTTGAACAGCTCGCGCAGGGGCTCCACCAGCTTCAGGTTCATCTTTTCGGGCAGGCCGCCCACGTTGTGGTGGCTCTTGATGACCGCGCTGGGGCCCTTGAAGGACACGGACTCGATGACGTCCGGGTACAGGGTGCCCTGGCCCAGGAAGCCGACGCCCTCAATGGCCTTGGCCTCGCGGTCGAAGACCTCGATGAAGGTGTAGCCGATGATCTTGCGCTTCTGCTCCGGGTCTTCGACCCCTTTCAATTTGTCGAGGAACTCCTTGCGGGCATCGACGCACTTCACGTTCAGGTCGAAGTGCTCCTCCAGGAAGGCGATGACCTCCTGACGCTCGCCCATGCGGAGCAGGCCGTTGTCCACGAAGATGCAATACAGGCGCTTGCCGATGGCGCGGTTCAAAAGCACGGCGGCCACGGTGGAGTCGATGCCGCCGGAGAGGCCGAGGACCACCTTGCCCTCGCCCACCTGCTCGCTCATGGTCTTAATGGAGGAGTCCACAAAGGAGCTCATGGTCCAGCCGGGCTTGAGGCCCGCGATCTTGAACAGGAAGTTCGACAGGATGCGCTCGCCCTGGTCGGTGTGGGCGACCTCCGGGTGGAACTGCACGGCGTAGATCTTGCGGGCCGGGTCGCACATGGCGGCGTGCTCCAGGCTGCCGGTCCTGCCGATGCAGGCAAAGCCTGTGGGCAGCTGGCCCACATGGTCGCCGTGGCTCATCCACACGGTGAGCTTCTCCTTGCCCTCCACCCCGGCGAAAAGCGGGCAGTCGGCAAAGGCCTCGAACTCGGCGCGGCCGTATTCGCGGTCCTTAGAGCGGGTCACCACGCCATCAAGGGTGTGCGCCAGAATCTGCATTCCGTAGCAGATGCCCAAAATGGGCAGGCCCCAGGAGAGATATTCCTTGGGCAACGGGGGCGCGCCCTCGTCGTGCACGCTGGAGGGCCCGCCGGAAAGCACAAGCGCGCTGGGGTTCATGGCCCGGATGGCGGCCGGGTCGCTGGTGCAGGGGTGGATTTCCGAATACACCCCGGCCTCGCGGATGCGCCGCGCGATGAGCTGGGTGACCTGCGACCCGAAATCGATGATGATGACCTTGTCCTGCTGCTGCATGGAGCGTCCCTTTGCGCGGTCCCTAGGACTCGACGCGGTAGTTGGGGGATTCCTTGGTGATGATGACGTCGTGCACGTGGCTTTCGCGCAGGCCGGCGGCGCTGATCTCCATAAAGCGCGCCTTCTGCTTCAGCTCCTCGATGCTGGCGCAGCCCAGATACCCCATGCCGGAGCGCAGGCCGCCCACCAGCTGGTGCAGGCTTTCGCCCACCTGCCCGCGGAAGGGCACGCGGCCGACGATGCCTTCGGGCACGAGCTTCTTGCTCTTGTCCTGGAAGTAGCGGTCGGAGCTGCCCGCGTTCATGGCGTCTATGCTGCCCATGCCGCGGTAGATCTTGTAGGTGCGGCCCTGGTACAGGATGGTTTCGCCGGGGCTCTCCTCGGTTCCGGCGAAAAGCGAGCCCATCATGCAGGTGTCGGCTCCGGCGGCCAGCGCCTTCACCACGTCGCCGGAGAACTTGATGCCGCCGTCGGCGATGATGCACTTGTTCGCCTCGCGGCAGGCGCGGCCCGCCTCCAGGATGGCGGTGATCTGCGGCACGCCCACGCCGGCCACGATGCGCGTGGTGCAGATGCTTCCCGGACCGATGCCCACCTTCACGGTGTCCACCCCGGCCTCGATGAGGGCCTTGGCCCCGTTGTAAGTGGCCACGTTGCCGCCGATGATCTGGGCGTCGGGGAAGGCGTCGCGCAGGGCGCGGCAGGCCTTGAGGATGTTGGCGGAATGCCCGTGGGCGCTGTCGAGCACGATGAAGTCCACCCCGGCGCGCAAAATCGCCTCGGCCCGGGCGATGCCGTCCTGGCCCACGCCCACGGCCGCGCCCACGCGCAGGCGGCCCTTGTCGTCCTTGCAGGCGTTGGGGTACTTTTTGACCTTCTCGATGTCCTTGATGGTGATGAGGCCTTTCAGCTTGTTCTCGTCGTCCACCACCAGCAGCTTTTCGATGCGGTTCTGGTGCAGGTGGCGCTTGGCCTCCTCGTCGCTGATGCCCTCGGGCACGGTGATGAGGTTGCGGCTGGTCATGACCTCGGAAACCGGGGTGGCGGGATCGGTGACGAAGCGCACGTCGCGGTTGGTGACGATGCCCACGAGCTTGTCGCCCTTGACCACGGGCAGTCCGCTGATGCGGTACTCGCTCATGAGGGAGAGCACCTTGCCCACGTTGTCGTCGGGGTGCACGGTCACGGGATCGTGGATCATGCCCGACTCGCTCTTCTTGACCTTGTCCACCTCGCGCACCTGGTCGCGAATGCTCATGTTCTTGTGGATGACGCCCACGCCGCCCGCGCGCGCCATGCTGATGGCCATGCGCGCCTCGGTCACGGTGTCCATGGCGGCGGACAGAAGCGGGATGTTCAGGCGGATTTCGGGGGTGAGCTGGGTGCCCACGTCAACGCTGTCCGGCAGGACCTCGGAATAATCGGGGACGAGCAGCACGTCGTCGAAGGTGAGCGCCTTTCCGATGATCTTGTCCTGCATGGATTCCTCCGGTTCCGGGCGCACGCGCCCTGTTTCGTGTTCAGCCCGCATGTCGCCGGGCCGTTGCTACAGGCCCAGGTATGCCTTCTTGACCGCATCGTTGGCAAGGAGCTTGTGGCAGGCGTCCTCGAGGGTGATGCGGCCATTTTCCATGACGTACCCGCGGTGCGCCACCTTGAGCGCCTGGTTGGCGTTCTGCTCCACCAGAAAGATGGTGGTGTTGCTCTCGCGGTTGATCTGCTTGATGATGTCGAAGATCTGCCGGATGATGAGCGGGGCCAGGCCAAGGCTCGGCTCGTCGAGGAGCAGCACCTTGGGCCGGGCCATCAGCGCGCGGCTTATGGCCAGCATCTGCTGCTCGCCCCCGGAAAGAGTGCCGCCAAGCTGCCTGCGGCGCTCGCGCAGGATGGGGAACAGGTCGAACACCTGCTCCAGGTCCCGGCCTATGCCGTCCTTGTCCGAGCGCAGAAAGGCGCCCATGTCCAGGTTCTCCTGCACGGTAAGGTCCGGAAAGATGAGGCGGCCTTCCGGCACCTGGCAAATGCCCTGCTGCACGATCTTGTTGGGCGCCACGCCGTTGATCACGCGGCCCTCGAACAGCACTTCGCCCCTGCGGGGGGGCGTCACGCCGCAGATGGTCATGAGCGTGGTGCTTTTCCCCGCGCCGTTGGCGCCGATGAGGGTGATGATCTCGCCCTCGCCCACGGTGATGGACACGTCGCGCAGGGCCTGGATGTTGCCGTAGTAGGTGTCTATGTTCTTAAGCTCAAGCATCGCTTTCCTCGCCCAGGTAGGCCCGGATGACCTGCGGATCGGCGCTGACCTCGGCCGGGGTTCCGGTTGAGATGACGCGGCCGTACTCCATGACGTAGATGCGGTCCGACAGGCTCATGACCATCTTCATGTCGTGCTCGATCAGAAGCACGGACACCTGGAACTCCTCGCGGATCTTGATGACCATCTCCTTGAGCTCCAGGGTCTCCTGGGGATTCATGCCCGCTGCGGGCTCATCCAGAAGCAGCAGGAAGGGGTCCGTGGCCAGGGCGCGCGCAATTTCAAGCCTTCTCTGCGCGCCGTAGGGCAGGTTTCTGGAATACTCCCCCGCCACATCCTCAAGTCCCACCTTCTTGAGCAGCTGGTAGCTGCGGTCCACCACGTCCTGTTCCTCGCGCCGGGTGGCCGGCGGCCGCAAAATCGCGCCCAGAATACCGCTTTTGGTGCGGCAGTGCCGCCCGATCATGACGTTCTCAAGGGCGGTCATGCTGGGGAACAGCCGGATATTCTGGAAGGTGCGCGCCATGCCCAGCTCGCACACGTGGTTGGTGCGCATTCCGTTGATGCGCCGCTCCCCGCCTTCGCGCGGGTAGGCCAGCACATTGCCCTCCGTGGGCACGTAGATGCCGGTGATGCAGTTGAAGAAAGTGGTCTTCCCCGCGCCGTTGGGGCCGATGAGCGCCACCACCTCGCCTTGGCGGACCTCCAGGTCCACATCCGAGAGGGCGCGCAGCCCGCCGAAGTTCATACTTATGTTGCGGACCGAAAGGACCGCCTTTGCGTTGGTATCCATCAGACCGCTTCCGTGTTGATCGTGTAGACCTTGCGCTTGGCGCGGATGAGCCCCTGCGGCCGGAAAACCATCACCAGGATCATGGTGGCCCCGAAGATGAGCATCCGGTACTCGGAGAAGGCGCGCATGTACTCGGGCAACAGGATGAGCAGAAACGCGCCCAGGATGACGCCCAGCACCGAGCCCATGCCGCCCAGCACCACGATGGCCAGGATCATGGCCGACTCCATGAAGGTGAAGCTGGCCGGATTGATGAAGGTGGTCTTGGCCGCGAACACCGCGCCCATGAGCGCCGCAAGGGTGGCCCCAAGGGCGAAGGCCATGAGCTTGGCGCGCGTGTTGTCTATGCCCATGGCCTGGCAGGCGATCTCGTCCTCGCGCAGGGCCAGCCACGCCCGGCCGATGCGCGAATCCTTGAGCCGGGCCGTGACGAAGATGGTCAGCAGGACCAGCACAAGCATGATGTAGTAGATGTAGGTGGTGGCTTGCTCCACCGAGTAGGGCACGCCGAAAAAGCCGGGGCGCGAAATATTGGCGATGCCGCTGGGCCCCTGGGAAAAGTCGCTCCAGTTCTCCAGCACCAGCCGCACAATCTGCCCGAAGCCCAGGGTCACGATGGCCAGGTAGTCGCCCCGCAGCCTGAGCACCGGAAAGCCCAGCAGGATGCCGAAGAAGGCCCCCATGATGCCCGCCAGCGGCAGCACGGCCCAGAAGCCCAGCTGGAAGTGCATGTTCAACAACGCGTAGGCATAGGCGCCAACGGCGTAGAAGGCCACATAGCCCAGGTCCAGCAAGCCGGCCAGCCCCACGGTGATGTTGAGTCCCAGGCCCAGCACCACGTATATCAACGCGCTGATGAGGATGTTGGTCTGGTACATGGAGAACACGAAGGGAAAGGCCACCGCCACCAGGAAGCCCAGGGCCAGAAGCGGCTTCACGATGCGGGGGTTCTCCAGCCAGGCGGACAGGACCGAGACGGCCTGTGCCGCGCCTGCCTGCCGGGCGGCCGCTCCCCGGTCGCGCCGGTCCATGAGGGCGTACCAGAACACGGCCAGCACAAAACTGCCCGCCAGCATGTAGGCCAGGTGCATCCAACGCCAGGTCACGGTCTTCTCCACCGTGTCCACGCGGATGACCATGATGGGCAGGGTCAGAAACGCCAGCCACAGGGCGGCCAGGGCGCTGCGCTTGAGGTTCGAGAGCACTGCGTTCATGGCCTACACCTTTTGCGCCCGCTGCTTGCCCAAAAGGCCGGCCGGGCGGAAGATCAGAATGAGCACCAGAAGCAGGAAGGCGAACACGTCCTCGTAGTCGCTGGAAACATAGCCCGCGGCGAAGCTCTCGGTCCAGCCCAGCACAAGGCCGCCCAGCATGGCGCCGGGAATGCTGCCGATGCCGCCCAGCACCGCCGCCGTGAAGGCCTTGATGCCCGCCAAAAAGCCGATGACGAAGTTGATCTGGCCGATGTGCGAGGCGATGAGCACGCCGCCCACGGCCGCCAGGCCGGACCCGATGACGAAGGTCGCGCTGATGACCTGGTCCACGTTGACGCCCACCAGCATGGCCATTTTGCGGTTCTGCGCCGTGGCGCGCATGGCCTTGCCCATGCGGGTGAACTTGATGAACAGCGTCAAGGCCACCATCACCGCAATGGAGGTGGCGATGATGAACAGGTCGCTGGTGGCCAGGAAATTTGCGTAGGGCTCCATGAACGCAAGGTCCGGAATGAGCCTGGGGAAGGGCAGAAAGTCCGGGGTCTGCGCCAGCATGATGTAATTCTGCAGCAGGATGGACATGCCGATGGCGGAGATGAGCGGCGCCAGCCGGGGCGCGCCGCGCAGGGGCTTGTAGGCGATCTTCTCCACCGTGTAGCCGTACGCCGCGGAGTACAGCACCGCGATGATGAGCGCGATGACCAGGATGGACAGGGCGGGCAGTCCCATGGCCGTAAGCACACCGGCCACAATGAGGCCCATGAACGCGCCGATCATGTAGATCTCGCCGTGGGCGAAGTTGATGAGCTCGATGATGCCGTAGACCATGGTGTAGCCGAGCGCGATGAGCGCGTACACGCTGCCGCGGGAGAGCCCGCCGAAAAAGAGCTGAAGAAAATATTCCATATGACCGTCCTGCCCGGGGAAGGAGCTTCCCGCGCGGCCTTTCACTTACAGAACCAGGGGACGGGCGCTTTTTCGCCCCCGCCCCCTGGCCGGATGTCACCTGCCCGGATGCCGGGCGGCGGAGGCTACTTCAACAGTTCGAACTTGCCGTCCTTCACCTGGTAGACGGAGAAGCTCACGCCCTCGGCGTCGCCTTTGGCGTCGAACTTGATCTTGCCCACCGTGGTCTCCACGTATTCCGCGCGCAGGGCGGCCACAACCTTGTCGTAGTCGGTGCTGCCGGCCTTGGCCACGGCGTTCAGCAGGGCCTGGGCGGCGGCGTAGCCCTGGGCGTAGAAGGAGCCGGGCTTGGAGCCGTAGGCCTTCTCGTGGTCGGCCACGGCCTTCTTGTAGATCTCGTTGTCGGCCGGGATCTGCGGACCGGTGACGTAGACGCCCTCGGCGTCGGGGCCGGCGGTCTTGATGAAGGTGTCGTCCTTCACGCCATCGTCGGAGACGAAGGCAATTTTGAGGCCCTTCTTGTGCATCTGGGTCACGATCTTGGAGGCCTCGGGATGGTAGCCGCCAAAAAGCACGGCGTCCGCGCCGGAGGCCTTGATCTTCTGGATCACGGCGGAGTAGTCCACGCCGCCGGGGGTGATGCCTTCGAACAGCGCCACGGTGGCCTTGCCTTCCTCAAGCGCCTTCTTGGCGCTGTCGGCGAAGCCCTTGCCGTAGTCGCCCTTGTCGTGCAGCACAGCCACCTTCTTGACTTTGAGCTCGGCCAGCGCGAACTCGGCTGCGGCCTTGCCCTGGACCAAGTCGTAGGAAATGGTGCGGAAGAAGTTGGGGTAGGCGCCGTCCTGGGTCAACTCGGTGCTGGTGGCCGAGGGGCTCATGACCACCACCTTGGCGTCCTTGTAGATGGGCAGGGCGGCCTTGGTGGCGCCGGAGCAGATGTGGCCGAGCACGATGCCGACCTTCTCGCTCACAAGCTTGGTGGCCGCGTTGGTGGCCAGCTCGGGCTTGCACTGGTCGTCCATGGGCAGCACTTCCACCTTCTTGCCGTTGATGCCGCCCTTGGCGTTCCACTCATCGGCCACCAGCTTGGCGGCGTTCAGCGTGGGCATCCCGTACGAGGCCAGATCGCCGGAGTGGGCGCCGGCCACGCCGAGCACGATGGTCTCCCCGGTCGGCGCGCCAGCGGTGGCGTTGGCCTCGGCTGCCTGCTCACCCTTCTTTTCGCCGCCGCAGCCAACGGCCAGCAAACCGGCCAGGGCCACACCAAGAACCGTCATCATCCATTTCGATTTCATGCTCCCTGCTCCTCCGAAAAAAAGGTTCGACCGGCCAAGAAATCCAGATATGCCTAGAGGCCGCGAAGTCTGGACCCCGCAGCCTTTTCCCACCTTGAAGGCGGCTATTTTAGTTGAATACCCGCCCGTGTCAATATGCGCAAGCCGTCCGACAGATCGGACAGCTACTGCCCCTTGCCCGCGGCAAGCTCCTCCTGGGCGCTCTTCAGCACATCGGAATCCTTTGGGTTCAGCTGCACGACTCGACGGAAGTGCGCATCGCCCTCGGCCGACTTCTGCATGTAGTGCTTGAGCAGAATGCCCATGTTGTAATGCGCCAGCGCATCGTCCGGCGCGGCCTTGAGCACGATGTCGAAGGATTTCTTCGCCTCCGCGTACTCCTTGCGCTCGAAGCGCACCATGCCCATGGCCCGGTGCGCGTCCGGGTTCCCCGGTTCGGCCTTGGCCGCCATTTGCGCAAATTCAAGCGCCTTGTCCCAGGCCTGCATCATCATGAAGGTGTTGGCCAGTTCCAGCAAAACCTTGGCGTCGTTCGGATTCTGCTCCACGCGGCGCATGAGCTCACGCAGTTGCTCCATGTCCACGCCCATCATCCCGGCCATGGGGCCGCCCATGGCGCTGGCGCCGCCCATGCCGCCCCGCTCCTGGTGCACCTCGACCACAAGCCCGCCGCCCTTCATGCGATAGACGAAGGAGCCCACGAACATCGTCACGATGACCGCAAGAAGCGCAAAAAGGATGAACTTCTGCCCGCCGCTCAAGGGGGCGTGCCTATCTATCGTGTCCGTCACGGAGCGTCTCCAGGTGTTGCAATCTGTTGGATATCGACCTGCCGCGCAGGCACAGGGCGATGGCATAGCCCGCCAAAAAAATCCAGACCGCGGCGTTGGCCGCAACGACATATCCGTTCATTTCCCCTCCCTAGCGCGAGAGCATGAGCGCCTGGGCGCGCTCCTCAGCGCGGCCAAGACGGTAGCGTGCCAAGAGCAACGCCAGCCACAGCACCCCGAAGGCGGCCAGATTGGCCAGCATGGCGTGCCACATCTCCGGCTCCATGCCGCCGCCCTGGCTGGCCAGC
This genomic stretch from Humidesulfovibrio mexicanus harbors:
- a CDS encoding type II toxin-antitoxin system RelE/ParE family toxin; translation: MIVSFRCSDAERLFNREGVRRFPPDIQRAALRKLLMLHAAQSLDDLRVPPGNRLERLKGDRVGAHSIRINDQWRICFVWTKDGAQDVEIVDYH
- a CDS encoding HigA family addiction module antitoxin, coding for MNTNTPALLPVHPGEILLEEFLLPMGISQSRLAIAIRVPLQRVHDLVHGRRAVTLDTAARLARFFGTSTEFWLNLQTRFELDKAHDEGLFARIADDVHPMGRA
- the hisA gene encoding 1-(5-phosphoribosyl)-5-[(5-phosphoribosylamino)methylideneamino]imidazole-4-carboxamide isomerase; the protein is MILFPAVDIKDGRCVRLEQGRADAVTVFGEDPAESALSWVRQGAQWLHVVDLDGAFSGLPRNFELVKRICAEAGVPVQLGGGIRDLDTAKAYVEAGVTRLIIGTIALEQPELFASMCAQLPGKVGVSLDAVGGQLKSRGWVADAGMTVMDVLPRIEAAGAAFIIYTDIARDGMQSGVNLPALAALCEATKLPVVAAGGVTNLDDLKNLAPLASKGLQGAISGRAIYAGTLDFAQGLAFTKGLQQAA
- the hisB gene encoding imidazoleglycerol-phosphate dehydratase HisB is translated as MAERTAFIVRTTRETDIRVELALAGAGESTIATGMGFADHMLTLMSFWAGFDLRLSCKGDLEVDAHHSLEDIGLTLGQALAEALGDKAGIARVASAKVPMDEALAEVVVDLSGRPYLVYDDVLLPAVIAGEEKDVWREFFKSLAQRAGMNLHIRFAYGKNGHHLLEAAFKALGLALRQAVQVSRTGAPSTKGSVD
- the tatC gene encoding twin-arginine translocase subunit TatC, with amino-acid sequence MPGTGEMLLIALVAILVVDPKKLPDLMKSVGKAIGEFKQMSGEFKRTIERETEMADFERRKAEAEEHLFGNKDSASTPAAEPETQPSTETASGGEAKPAAEPSSEPETQPADETVAGSAAEPQDAPDLSGLPGQPPVERAGAEEAPAEPAQGDAAPVEPAQAPAAEAVPGAEAAEPMPPAEAAEPMPPAEAAEPMPPAEAAEPMPPAEAAEPMPPAEAAEPAPPAAGAGDDVPPPPPPKGDDAVGEGEAGRMSLFGHLNDLRKRLTRSAIAVLVGFLGCYAFAQKILTVLMQPMLDAIKQSHFIYTLPTEAFFTEMKVAFVAGMFVSSPYIFYQIWQFIAPGLYSHERKWIMPIAFFSALCFTCGALFGYFVVFPFGFEFFASYSNDMLVFTPKLDEYLDFVLKLLFAFGIVFELPLFLFFLARLGLVTHEGLKKKRKYAILAAFVLAAALTPPDAISQTMMAVPLCVLYEVGVWLAFFFGKKRKPAQQEGETPPAAA
- the guaA gene encoding glutamine-hydrolyzing GMP synthase; translation: MQQQDKVIIIDFGSQVTQLIARRIREAGVYSEIHPCTSDPAAIRAMNPSALVLSGGPSSVHDEGAPPLPKEYLSWGLPILGICYGMQILAHTLDGVVTRSKDREYGRAEFEAFADCPLFAGVEGKEKLTVWMSHGDHVGQLPTGFACIGRTGSLEHAAMCDPARKIYAVQFHPEVAHTDQGERILSNFLFKIAGLKPGWTMSSFVDSSIKTMSEQVGEGKVVLGLSGGIDSTVAAVLLNRAIGKRLYCIFVDNGLLRMGERQEVIAFLEEHFDLNVKCVDARKEFLDKLKGVEDPEQKRKIIGYTFIEVFDREAKAIEGVGFLGQGTLYPDVIESVSFKGPSAVIKSHHNVGGLPEKMNLKLVEPLRELFKDEVRKVAYELGMPEHIIWRHPFPGPGLAIRVIGEITEERLEILRQADKIVQHELLATDWYRKVWQGFAVLLPLKTVGVMGDDRTYEHVIALRIVDSIDAMTADWSRLPSEVLARMSSRIINEVKGVNRVVFDISSKPPSTIEWE
- the guaB gene encoding IMP dehydrogenase; this translates as MQDKIIGKALTFDDVLLVPDYSEVLPDSVDVGTQLTPEIRLNIPLLSAAMDTVTEARMAISMARAGGVGVIHKNMSIRDQVREVDKVKKSESGMIHDPVTVHPDDNVGKVLSLMSEYRISGLPVVKGDKLVGIVTNRDVRFVTDPATPVSEVMTSRNLITVPEGISDEEAKRHLHQNRIEKLLVVDDENKLKGLITIKDIEKVKKYPNACKDDKGRLRVGAAVGVGQDGIARAEAILRAGVDFIVLDSAHGHSANILKACRALRDAFPDAQIIGGNVATYNGAKALIEAGVDTVKVGIGPGSICTTRIVAGVGVPQITAILEAGRACREANKCIIADGGIKFSGDVVKALAAGADTCMMGSLFAGTEESPGETILYQGRTYKIYRGMGSIDAMNAGSSDRYFQDKSKKLVPEGIVGRVPFRGQVGESLHQLVGGLRSGMGYLGCASIEELKQKARFMEISAAGLRESHVHDVIITKESPNYRVES